A single Camelus ferus isolate YT-003-E chromosome 3, BCGSAC_Cfer_1.0, whole genome shotgun sequence DNA region contains:
- the LOC102508948 gene encoding LOW QUALITY PROTEIN: protocadherin alpha-2 (The sequence of the model RefSeq protein was modified relative to this genomic sequence to represent the inferred CDS: deleted 1 base in 1 codon), which produces MVSSKSRAVDIRRLLLSFLLLAAGAAGSGQVHYSVPEEAKHGTFVGRIAQDLGLEVAELVPRLFRVASKGRGDLLEVNLQNGILFVNSRIDREELCGRNAECSIHLEVIVDRPLQVFHVEVEVKDINDNPPIFPMAVKTIRFHESRLLDSRFPLEGASDADIGVNALLSYKLSSSEFFFLDVQTNDELSQSLSLVLRKSLDREETAEVNLLLVATDGGKPELTGTVQLLIKVLDVNDNEPTFDQSVYKVQLLENTANGTLVIKLNSSDADEGSNSEIMYSFSSDVPPTITTKFKIDPSSGEIRTKGQLDYEEMKSYEIQVIAYDNGTPSMSGHCKITVKLVDINDNTPEISITSLSLPIPEDAPLGTVIALITVSDRDTGANGQVICTLNLHNPFKLVSTFKNYYSLVLDSSLDRESVANYKLVVTARDGGSPSLSATASVSVDVSDVNDNAPTFAQPEYTVFVKENNPPGCHIFTVSARDADAQENALVSYSLVERRVGERALSSYVSVHAESGKVYALQPLDHEELELLQFQVSARDAGVPPLGSNVTLQVFVLDENDNAPALLPPGPGGVAGAVSQLVARSVGAGHVVAKVRAVDADSGYNAWLSYELQAAAGAARSPFRVGLYTGEISTTRALDEADAPRQRLLVLVKDHGEPALTATATVLLSLEDSGQAPKASSRASTGAAGAEAALVDVNVYLIVAICAVSSLFVLTLLLYTALRCSAPPSEGACRPGKPRLVCSSAVGSWSYSQQRRQRVCSGEGPPKTDLMAFSPSLPAGPISADGEEHPDVDADIPAIVSNF; this is translated from the exons ATGGTGTCTTCTAAGAGTAGGGCGGTGGATATCAGGCGTCTGCTACTCTCGTTTCTGCTCCTTGCTGCAGGGGCAGCTGGGAGTGGTCAGGTTCACTACTCGGTCCCGGAGGAGGCCAAACACGGCACCTTCGTGGGTCGCATCGCCCaggacctggggctggaggtggcggAGCTGGTGCCGCGCCTGTTCCGGGTGGCATCCAAAGGCCGCGGGGACCTTCTGGAGGTAAATCTGCAGAATGGCATTTTGTTTGTGAATTCTCGGATCGACCGGGAGGAGTTGTGCGGGCGGAACGCGGAGTGCAGCATCCACCTGGAGGTGATCGTGGACAGGCCACTGCAGGTGTTCCACgtggaggtggaggtgaaggACATTAACGATAATCCGCCAATATTTCCTATGGCAGTAAAGACTATCCGGTTTCACGAATCCAGGCTGCTTGACTCGAGGTTTCCTCTAGAGGGGGCATCTGATGCAGATATTGGAGTAAACGCTCTTCTTTCCTACAAGCTTAGCTCCAGTGAGTTTTTCTTTCTAGACGTACAGACAAATGATGAACTAAGCCAGTCTTTGTCTCTTGTGCTAAGGAAATCTCTGGACAGAGAGGAAACTGCCGAAGTTAATTTATTACTGGTGGCTACTGATGGAGGCAAACCTGAGCTCACCGGCACCGTTCAGTTGCTTATTAAGGTATTAGATGTGAATGATAACGAGCCTACTTTTGATCAATCAGTTTACAAAGTACAGTTGTTAGAAAATACCGCAAATGGGACGTTAGTGATTAAACTAAATTCTTCTGATGCAGATGAAGGATCAAACAGCGAGATTATGTATTCATTTAGTAGTGATGTGCCCCCAACTATAACGACCAAGTTCAAAATAGATCCTAGTTCAGGGGAAATCAGAACTAAGGGACAGTTAGATTATGAAGAAATGAAATCCTACGAGATTCAAGTCATTGCGTATGACAACGGAACTCCATCAATGTCTGGGCACTGTAAAATTACAGTAAAACTTGTAGACATCAATGATAACACACCAGAAATCTCAATCACCTCTCTTTCACTTCCCATCCCAGAGGATGCTCCATTGGGCACCGTAATTGCCCTCATCACAGTGTCTGACCGCGACACTGGTGCCAACGGGCAGGTGATCTGCACCCTGAACCTTCATAATCCCTTCAAACTGGTGTCCACCTTCAAGAATTACTATTCGCTGGTGCTGGACAGCTCTTTGGACCGC GAGAGCGTGGCTAACTATAAGCTGGTGGTGACCGCGAGGGACGGGGGCTCGCCTTCGCTGTCGGCCACGGCCAGCGTGTCCGTGGACGTGTCAGACGTGAACGACAACGCGCCCACGTTCGCGCAGCCCGAGTACACGGTGTTCGTGAAGGAGAACAACCCGCCCGGCTGCCACATCTTCACCGTGTCGGCGCGGGACGCAGACGCGCAGGAGAACGCGCTGGTGTCCTACTCGCTGGTGGAGCGGCGGGTGGGCGAGCGAGCGCTGTCGAGCTACGTGTCTGTGCACGCGGAGAGCGGCAAGGTGTATGCGCTGCAGCCGCTGGACCAcgaggagctggagctgctgcagtTCCAGGTGAGCGCGCGCGACGCGGGCGTGCCGCCTCTGGGCAGCAACGTGACGCTGCAGGTGTTCGTGCTGGACGAGAACGACAACGCGCCCGCGCTGCTGCCACCCGGGCCTGGGGGCGTGGCCGGCGCGGTGAGCCAGCTGGTGGCGCGGTCGGTGGGCGCGGGCCACGTGGTGGCGAAGGTGCGCGCGGTGGACGCGGACTCGGGCTACAACGCGTGGCTGTCGTACGAGCTGCAGGCGGCGGCGGGGGCCGCGCGCAGCCCGTTCCGCGTGGGGCTGTACACGGGCGAGATCAGCACGACGCGCGCCCTGGACGAGGCGGACGCGCCACGCCAGCGCCTGCTGGTGCTGGTGAAGGACCACGGCGAGCCGGCGCTGACGGCCACGGCCACCGTGCTGCTGTCGCTGGAGGACAGCGGCCAGGCGCCCAAGGCCTCTTCGCGGGCGTCGACGGGCGCCGCTGGAGCGGAGGCGGCTCTGGTGGATGTGAACGTGTACCTGATCGTCGCCATCTGCGCGGTGTCCAGCCTGTTTGTGCTCACGCTGCTGCTGTACACGGCGCTGCGGTGCTCGGCGCCGCCCAGCGAGGGCGCGTGCAGGCCCGGGAAGCCCAGGCTGGTGTGCTCCAGCGCGGTGGGGAGCTGGTCTTACTCGCAGCAGAGGCGGCAGAGGGTGTGTTCTGGGGAGGGGCCGCCCAAGACGGACCTCATGGCCTTCAGTCCCAGCCTTCCAGCCGGCCCCATTAGTGCAGATGGAGAAGAGCACCCTGATGTAGACGCTGATATTCCAGCCATagtgagtaatttttaa
- the LOC102508713 gene encoding protocadherin alpha-4: protein MEFSWGSGQESRGLLLSLLFLAAWKAGSGQVRYSIPEEAKHGTFVGRIAQDLGLEVVELVPRLFQVASRGREDLLEVNLQNGILFVNSRIDREELCGRNAECSIHLEVIVDRPLQVFHVEVDVKDINDNPPVFPGTQKNLFMAESRPLDSRFPLEGASDADIGANALLTHTLSPNEYFSLENPSNDKRVKRLGLVLRKPLDREEAPEIFLVLTATDGGKPELTGTVQLLVKVLDANDNAPAFDKTLYTVKLPENVPNGTLVIKLNASDLDEGSNGDIIYSFSTDILPNVKSKFYIDGITGEIMVKEYIDFEESKSYEILVEGIDKGQPPLSGHCTVMVEIEDTNDNVPVMEFKSLSLPIREDAPLGTVIALISVSDLDSSINGQVSCTLSPHVPFKLVSTFKNYYSLVLDRTLDRESMANYVMVVIAQDRGSPSLSATASVSVDVADVNDNAPTFAQPEYTVFVKENNPPGCHIFTVSARDADAQENALVSYSLVERRVGERALSSYVSVHAESGKVYALQPLDHEELELLQFQVSARDAGVPPLGSNVTLQVFVLDENDNAPALLPPGPGGGAGAVSQLVARSVGAGHVVAKVRAVDADSGYNAWLSYELQAAAGAARSPFRVGLYTGEISTTRALDEADAPRQRLLVLVKDHGEPALTATATVLLSLEDSGQAPKASSRASTGAAGAEAALVDVNVYLIVAICAVSSLFVLTLLLYTALRCSAPPREGACGPGKPRLVCSSAVGSWSSLQQRQQRVCFGEGLPKTDLMAFSPSQPQDPISTDTVSLKNFTAIFCRAFNIRCLTFSSLLLSF from the coding sequence ATGGAGTTTTCCTGGGGAAGCGGCCAGGAATCCCGGGGTCTGCTGCTCTCACTTCTGTTCCTCGCAGCTTGGAAGGCGGGGAGCGGCCAGGTTCGCTACTCCATCCCGGAGGAGGCCAAACACGGCACCTTCGTGGGCCGTATCGCTCaggacctggggctggaggtTGTGGAGCTGGTGCCGCGCCTGTTCCAGGTGGCGTCCAGAGGACGCGAGGACCTTCTGGAGGTAAATCTGCAGAATGGCATTTTGTTTGTGAATTCTCGGATCGACCGGGAGGAGCTGTGCGGGCGGAACGCGGAGTGCAGCATCCACCTGGAGGTGATCGTGGACAGGCCACTGCAGGTGTTCCATGTGGAGGTGGATGTGAAAGACATTAACGACAATCCGCCTGTGTTCCCCGGAACACAAAAGAATCTGTTTATGGCTGAATCCAGGCCGCTTGACTCCCGGTTTCCACTAGAGGGCGCCTCCGATGCAGATATTGGGGCCAACGCTCTGCTGACACACACACTGAGCCCTAATGAGTATTTCTCGCTGGAAAACCCATCCAATGACAAGCGGGTGAAACGTCTTGGGCTAGTATTGAGGAAACCTTTAGACAGAGAAGAAGCTCCAGAGATTTTTTTAGTGCTCACCGCCACTGATGGCGGCAAACCTGAGCTGACTGGCACCGTTCAGTTACTCGTCAAAGTGCTGGACGCCAATGACAACGCCCCAGCTTTCGACAAAACACTCTATACAGTGAAATTACCAGAAAATGTTCCTAATGGAACGTTGGTAATTAAACTTAATGCCTCAGATTTAGATGAAGGCTCGAATGGGgacattatttattcattttcgaCTGATATTTTACCAAATGTGAAATCCAAGTTCTACATAGATGGGATTACTGGAGAAATTATGGTAAAGGAATATATTGATTTTGAAGAAAGTAAATCCTATGAAATTCTTGTAGAGGGCATTGATAAGGGGCAGCCCCCACTCTCTGGCCATTGTACAGTTATGGTGGAAATTGAAGACACCAATGATAATGTCCCAGTAATGGAATTCAAGTCTTTGTCACTTCCAATCAGAGAAGACGCTCCACTGGGCACGGTCATCGCCTTGATAAGTGTGTCCGACCTCGACTCCAGTATCAATGGGCAGGTATCTTGTACCCTGTCGCCCCACGTTCCCTTCAAGCTGGTGTCCACCTTCAAGAATTACTATTCGCTGGTGCTGGACAGAACCCTGGACCGAGAAAGCATGGCGAACTATGTGATGGTGGTGATCGCGCAGGACAGGGGCTCACCTTCGCTGTCGGCCACGGCCAGCGTGTCCGTGGACGTGGCCGACGTGAACGACAACGCGCCCACGTTCGCGCAGCCCGAGTACACGGTGTTCGTGAAGGAGAACAACCCGCCCGGCTGCCACATCTTCACCGTGTCGGCGCGGGACGCGGACGCGCAGGAGAACGCGCTCGTGTCCTACTCGCTGGTGGAGCGGCGGGTGGGCGAGCGAGCGCTGTCGAGCTACGTGTCTGTGCACGCGGAGAGCGGCAAGGTGTACGCGCTGCAGCCGCTGGACCAcgaggagctggagctgctgcagtTCCAGGTGAGCGCGCGCGACGCGGGCGTGCCGCCTCTGGGCAGCAACGTGACGCTGCAGGTGTTCGTGCTGGACGAGAACGACAACGCGCCCGCGCTGCTGCCAcccgggcctgggggcggggccggcgcggtGAGCCAGCTGGTGGCGCGGTCGGTGGGCGCGGGCCACGTGGTGGCGAAGGTGCGTGCGGTGGACGCGGACTCGGGCTACAACGCGTGGCTGTCGTACGAGCTGCAGGCGGCGGCGGGGGCCGCGCGCAGCCCGTTCCGCGTGGGGCTGTACACGGGCGAGATCAGCACGACGCGCGCCCTGGACGAGGCGGACGCGCCACGCCAGCGCCTGCTGGTGCTGGTGAAGGACCACGGCGAGCCGGCGCTGACGGCCACGGCCACCGTGCTGCTGTCGCTGGAGGACAGCGGCCAGGCGCCCAAGGCCTCTTCGCGGGCGTCGACGGGCGCCGCTGGAGCGGAGGCGGCTCTGGTGGATGTGAACGTGTACCTGATCGTCGCCATCTGCGCGGTGTCCAGCCTGTTTGTGCTCACGCTGCTGCTGTACACGGCGCTGCGCTGCTCGGCGCCGCCCAGAGAGGGCGCGTGCGGGCCCGGGAAGCCCAGGCTGGTGTGCTCCAGCGCGGTGGGGAGCTGGTCTTCCTtgcagcagaggcagcagagggtgTGCTTTGGGGAGGGACTGCCCAAGACGGACCTCATGGCCTTCAGTCCCAGCCAGCCTCAGGACCCCATCTCTACAGACACCGTGAGTCTCAAAAATTTTACAGCTATTTTTTGTCGGGCCTTTAATATTAGATGTTTaacattttcctctcttcttctttcgTTTTAA